A single window of Prunus dulcis unplaced genomic scaffold, ALMONDv2, whole genome shotgun sequence DNA harbors:
- the LOC117612575 gene encoding disease resistance protein RUN1-like has product MVQTHQLPHNVVSYVVKIFRVSKNVNEVLVGLAKVFGVLPNDYRFKPPLYETLLIKDIIDVIWKRLRPTSFTYVENSVGLDSSMNSIDLLLGAGVDDVRFIGIWGMGGIGKTTIARVVRERISPEFEFSIFLENVKDNFQKGGLISQQREILSRISMKTIDIFDVHEGSTMIRRLLHHKKVLLILDDVTDSDHLDYLAGKQEWFGSGSRVLITTRNEHLLIEHGVKRRFHVKPLNHDDALKLFSWKAFGKDHPEKNYIELSSCVVSYADGLPLALKVLGSFLRERHVSAWNSALGNLRGICNIVLGTLQISYDDLDDKEKKIFLDIACFFNEEKEDRVIEILDSCGFCAGIGIDVLIEKSLLTNSYGTLWMHQLVQEMGCEIVNRECLDEPGNRSRLWRHEETKHVLSKNTGTDAVESITMDKTGPVVHANAKCFSRMKKLRLLNLANVNLSNDLEYLSDNLRSLEWAGYPSKYFPSHFNPENLLELNMCHSHIESFWTGVKLLYNLKIIKLSRSLNLVNTPDFRGFPNLEYLILEGCIRLYKVDPSLGMLERITQMKDCKSLVHLPKSVYGLKFVKVLNLSGCSKLNKLPNDLGNAECLEELDVSGTAIRELPLFIFRLKSLKALRFSGFPNDLSCLSSLTDLDLSGNQFVSLPNGISLLSRLQFLNLEYCERLQELPEVPQRIVAIVDNCISLERIARGSTGKCELLLRTQCINCFKFAETHDFRSLEVPITQDVFQFVVPGNGIPKWFNHKSAEYIYNEEEWFNPQSVEYPLSVALRPGWFTENWMGFAVCIAFAIQERSPNCDHALKYPSFDYNYTHIITCKVDINGKELWKGISNQVELPSGTEWWQGKFGQITFSITARVGHGVIVKQCAARLVYEGDLEELDPRFSLRTRSNVSISEVNSEFPSYTNK; this is encoded by the exons ATGGTACAAACACATCAACTGCCACATAATGTGGTCAGTTATGTGGTCAAAATATTTAGAGTGTCCAAGAATGTCAATGAGGTGTTAGTTGGATTGGCCAAAGTCTTTGGTGTGCTCCCAAATGATTATAGGTTCAAGCCACCATT GTACGAAACCTTGCTCATCAAAGATATAATCGATGTGATATGGAAAAGATTACGTCCTACATCGTTTACTTATGTGGAGAACTCAGTTGGATTAGACTCAAGTATGAACTCAATTGATTTATTGTTAGGTGCAGGAGTCGATGATGTTCGCTTTATAGGGATATGGGGTATGGGTGGGATTGGTAAAACAACTATTGCCAGAGTTGTTCGCGAGAGAATCTCTCCTGAATTTGAATTCAGCATATTTCTTGAGAATGTCAAAGATAATTTTCAAAAAGGTGGTTT AATATCCCAACAAAGAGAAATTCTTTCAAGGATATCGATGAAAACGATTGACATATTTGATGTTCATGAAGGATCCACAATGATTAGAAGATTACTTCATCACAAAAAGGTTCTTCTCATTCTCGATGATGTGACCGACTCAGATCATTTAGATTATTTGGCTGGAAAGCAAGAGTGGTTTGGTTCTGGGAGTAGAGTTCTTATTACAACTAGAAATGAGCATTTGTTAATTGAACATGGAGTGAAGAGAAGATTTCATGTCAAACCTCTAAATCATGATGACGCTCTTAAGCTTTTTAGTTGGAAAGCCTTTGGAAAAGACCACCCTGAAAAAAACTATATTGAATTGTCTAGCTGTGTTGTGAGTTATGCCGATGGTCTTCCATTAGCTCTTAAAGTTTTGGGGAGTTTTTTGCGTGAAAGACATGTAAGTGCTTGGAACAGTGCGTTGGGTAACCTAAGAGGTATTTGTAACATAGTTTTGGGGACACTTCAAATAAGTTATGATGATCTAGatgacaaggagaagaaaattttcCTAGACATTGCGTGTTTCTTTAACGAGGAGAAAGAAGATCGAGTTATAGAAATCCTAGACAGTTGCGGCTTTTGTGCAGGTATAGGAATAGATGTCCTCATTGAGAAATCTCTGTTAACTAATTCATATGGCACTCTATGGATGCATCAGTTGGTCCAAGAGATGGGATGTGAAATTGTCAATCGAGAGTGTCTTGATGAGCCAGGAAATCGCAGCAGGTTGTGGCGCCATGAAGAGACCAAGCATGTCTTGAGCAAAAATACA GGAACAGACGCAGTAGAAAGTATAACCATGGACAAAACTGGGCCAGTGGTGCACGCGAATGCTAAATGCTTTTCAAGGATGAAGAAACTGAGACTTCTCAATCTTGCTAATGTGAACCTCTCTAATGATCTTGAATATCTCTCCGATAATTTACGAAGTCTTGAATGGGCTGGGTATCCTTCAAAATATTTCCCCTCACATTTCAATCCAGAGAACCTACTAGAACTTAACATGTGCCATAGTCACATTGAATCTTTTTGGACGGGTGTTAAG CTTTTatacaatttgaaaatcattaagctCAGCCGCTCTTTGAATCTTGTCAACACCCCAGACTTTAGAGGCTTTCCAAATCTTGAGTATCTGATTCTGGAAGGTTGTATACGATTGTATAAGGTTGACCCATCCCTTGGAATGCTTGAAAGAATTACTCAGATGAAGGATTGCAAAAGTCTAGTGCATCTACCAAAAAGTGTGTATGGCTTAAAATTTGTCAAAGTTCTTAATCTTTCTGGCTGCTCGAAGCTCAACAAGTTGCCCAACGATTTGGGCAATGCAGAGTGTTTGGAGGAGCTTGATGTGAGTGGAACTGCCATAAGAGAACTGCCTCTCTTCATTTTTCGGTTGAAAAGCCTCAAAGCATTAAGGTTTAGTGGAT TCCCTAATGACCTTAGCTGCTTGTCCTCATTAACTGACCTAGATCTCAGTGGAAACCAGTTTGTTAGCCTACCCAACGGCATCTCTCTACTTTCTAGACTTCAATTTCTGAACTTGGAGTATTGCGAGAGGCTTCAAGAATTGCCAGAGGTTCCACAAAGAATAGTAGCAATCGTTGATAACTGTATTTCATTAGAAAGAATTGCCAGAGGTTCCACAGGGAAGTGCGAGTTGCTGTTACGTACACAATGTATCAACTGCTTCAAATTTGCGGAGACACACGATTTTAGGAGTTTG GAAGTCCCTATTACTCAAGACGTATTTCAATTTGTTGTTCCTGGAAATGGAATTCCCAAGTGGTTCAATCATAAATCTgctgaatatatatacaatgaAGAAGAGTGGTTCAATCCTCAAAGTGTGGAGTATCCTTTAAGTGTAGCGCTACGTCCAGGTTGGTTTACTGAAAACTGGATGGGATTCGCAGTGTGCATCGCTTTTGCAATCCAGGAACGATCACCTAATTGCGACCATGCTCTTAAGTATCCTAGTTTTGATTACAATTATACACATATTATTACTTGCAAAGTGGACATCAATGGAAAGGAG TTGTGGAAGGGTATCAGCAATCAGGTTGAATTGCCTTCTGGCACAGAGTGGTGGCAAGGTAAATTTGGTCAGATTACATTTTCAATTACAGCCAGAGTTGGCCATGGAGTAATAGTGAAGCAGTGTGCGGCTCGTCTGGTGTACGAGGGAGACTTGGAAGAGCTTGACCCAAGATTTAGCCTCCGGACCCGGAGCAATGTCAGCATTTCTGAGGTGAATTCAGAATTCCCCTCTTACACAAACAAGTAG